Proteins from a single region of Meiothermus cerbereus DSM 11376:
- the folD gene encoding bifunctional methylenetetrahydrofolate dehydrogenase/methenyltetrahydrofolate cyclohydrolase FolD translates to MLELSGPPVAEAVYQELQDLLSKLPYVPHLRVVRLGEDPASVAYVRLKDRQAKKLGLSSQVDVFPESTSQEELLAHIAQLNADPEVDGILVQSPVPKQVDFNTVLETINPLKDVDGLTPVNAGRMWMGLEALESCTPAGVMRILKHYQIPLAGKEVVIVGRSNLVGKPLAAMMLRENATVTLAHSRTHDLAGVCRRAEVLVAAVGKAGLITPEMVRPGAVVVDVGINRVGQNAKGRDILVGDVAPEVATVASAMTPVPGGVGPMTVAMLLHNTVVAAMRRRARYAG, encoded by the coding sequence ATGCTTGAACTATCCGGCCCTCCTGTAGCGGAGGCTGTTTATCAGGAGCTGCAAGACCTGCTCTCTAAGCTGCCTTATGTGCCTCACCTGCGGGTGGTGCGGCTGGGGGAAGACCCGGCCTCGGTTGCCTATGTGCGGCTAAAAGACCGACAGGCCAAAAAACTGGGTCTGTCCAGCCAGGTGGATGTGTTTCCCGAAAGCACTTCCCAGGAAGAACTCCTGGCCCACATCGCCCAGCTCAACGCCGACCCCGAGGTGGATGGCATCCTGGTGCAGTCGCCGGTGCCTAAACAGGTAGACTTCAACACCGTGCTGGAAACCATCAACCCCCTGAAGGACGTGGATGGCCTGACCCCGGTTAACGCCGGGCGAATGTGGATGGGCCTGGAAGCCCTGGAATCCTGCACGCCCGCCGGGGTCATGCGTATCCTGAAGCACTACCAGATTCCACTGGCGGGCAAGGAGGTGGTGATTGTGGGGCGCAGCAACCTGGTGGGCAAGCCCCTGGCCGCCATGATGCTGCGGGAAAATGCCACCGTGACCCTGGCTCACTCGCGCACCCACGACCTAGCCGGTGTGTGTCGCCGGGCCGAGGTGCTGGTGGCTGCGGTGGGGAAAGCGGGCCTCATTACGCCCGAGATGGTACGGCCTGGGGCAGTGGTGGTGGATGTGGGCATCAACCGGGTGGGCCAGAACGCCAAGGGCCGTGACATCCTGGTGGGGGACGTGGCCCCCGAGGTGGCTACGGTAGCCTCGGCCATGACCCCGGTTCCGGGAGGGGTGGGGCCCATGACGGTAGCCATGCTTTTGCACAATACAGTAGTGGCGGCCATGCGGCGGCGGGCAAGATATGCGGGCTGA